In Aeromicrobium marinum DSM 15272, one genomic interval encodes:
- a CDS encoding YqeB family protein → MESSQDHDVLGMSREDRRWTVVLLGAGGAVLLAILPWVLDLLSGVPLVPFREVGNWVSSFDQPWAAAARVGVGLLAGVALALVTIWDEHRIEVHDDTLVLVHGDDRRTLRRDQVLGIHRDGKKVVVDGEGGRVLFARPLEAKRDRVREVFLARGWPWESN, encoded by the coding sequence CCGGCGGTGGACCGTGGTGCTGCTCGGCGCCGGAGGAGCGGTCCTCCTCGCGATCCTGCCGTGGGTGCTGGACCTGCTGAGCGGCGTCCCCCTGGTGCCGTTCCGTGAGGTCGGGAACTGGGTCTCGTCGTTCGACCAGCCGTGGGCCGCCGCAGCGCGGGTCGGGGTGGGCCTGCTCGCCGGTGTCGCCCTCGCCCTGGTGACCATCTGGGACGAGCACCGGATCGAGGTCCACGACGACACCCTGGTCCTGGTGCACGGCGACGACCGCCGCACCCTGCGCCGCGACCAGGTCCTCGGCATCCACCGCGACGGCAAGAAGGTGGTCGTCGACGGCGAAGGGGGCAGGGTCCTGTTCGCCCGACCGCTCGAGGCGAAGCGTGATCGGGTGCGCGAGGTGTTCCTCGCCCGTGGCTGGCCCTGGGAGTCGAACTGA
- the rnhA gene encoding ribonuclease HI, producing the protein MTQEPVIIHTDGGCTPNPGPGGWGAVLRQGSHVRELYGGEPGITTNNRMELTAPIMALEALTRPVLVHLHTDSTYVRGGITQWMAGWERNGWRTSAKQPVKNVDLWKRLKAACEQHEVEWFWVKGHSGVPDNELADQLATRGMAEAMAASRG; encoded by the coding sequence GTGACCCAGGAGCCCGTGATCATCCACACCGACGGCGGCTGCACCCCCAATCCCGGCCCGGGTGGCTGGGGAGCGGTGCTGCGGCAGGGGAGCCACGTCCGCGAGCTGTACGGCGGTGAGCCGGGCATCACGACCAACAACCGGATGGAGCTCACCGCGCCGATCATGGCGCTGGAGGCGCTGACCCGGCCGGTGCTGGTGCACCTGCACACCGACAGCACCTACGTGCGGGGCGGCATCACCCAGTGGATGGCCGGCTGGGAGCGCAACGGCTGGCGCACCTCGGCGAAGCAGCCGGTCAAGAACGTCGACCTGTGGAAGCGGCTCAAGGCGGCCTGTGAGCAGCACGAGGTCGAGTGGTTCTGGGTCAAGGGCCACAGTGGGGTGCCCGACAACGAGCTGGCCGACCAGCTGGCCACCCGGGGGATGGCCGAGGCGATGGCGGCGTCCCGTGGGTGA
- a CDS encoding helix-hairpin-helix domain-containing protein, whose amino-acid sequence MGEATEDRGPVFDGVRIGRPATGALIDAGYSTVADLPADLDELLALHGFGPSAVRRLTEARA is encoded by the coding sequence GTGGGTGAAGCGACGGAGGACCGGGGTCCGGTGTTCGACGGTGTCCGCATCGGTCGACCCGCCACCGGGGCGTTGATCGACGCCGGCTACTCGACCGTGGCCGACCTGCCGGCCGACCTCGACGAGCTGCTGGCCCTGCACGGCTTCGGTCCGTCAGCGGTGCGCCGGTTGACCGAGGCGCGCGCCTGA
- a CDS encoding DinB family protein, translated as MSDVRTAPDPEEPRIGPPRLAGDRDSLESWLDFYRASVPLKVAGLTPEQLCTRSVPPSGLTLAGIVRHLTFVEQFWCGTVVAGLELPPLYRETDRDGDFAGARPETALADLERYLAELPVSRERVRGVTDLDAPLPGRHHGQTVNLRWVLVHLVEEYARHLGHADLLREAVDGVTGY; from the coding sequence ATGAGCGACGTCCGCACGGCGCCCGATCCCGAGGAGCCCCGCATCGGTCCGCCGCGGCTGGCCGGGGACCGGGACTCCCTGGAGTCCTGGCTGGACTTCTACCGGGCCTCGGTGCCCCTGAAGGTCGCCGGACTCACGCCCGAGCAGCTCTGCACCCGGTCGGTCCCGCCGTCGGGCCTGACGCTGGCCGGCATCGTCAGGCACCTGACGTTCGTGGAGCAGTTCTGGTGCGGCACCGTCGTCGCCGGGCTCGAGCTGCCGCCGCTGTACCGCGAGACCGATCGCGACGGAGACTTCGCCGGGGCCCGTCCCGAGACCGCGCTGGCGGACCTCGAGCGGTACCTCGCCGAGCTGCCGGTCTCCCGCGAGCGGGTGCGCGGCGTCACCGATCTCGACGCACCGTTGCCGGGCCGGCACCACGGTCAGACCGTCAACCTGCGATGGGTCCTGGTGCACCTGGTCGAGGAGTACGCCCGCCACCTCGGTCACGCCGACCTGCTGCGCGAGGCCGTCGACGGCGTGACGGGGTACTGA
- a CDS encoding YibE/F family protein, producing MTHSHAAGHGHSHGHGPVDPGPPRPALARALGLVVGIVAAVALTGMALLWPDAESVPEGPDPFANEGVTLVEGTVTSVEPFDCGNTGIGPDNTPVVQGDCADVVATTEDGEEASFILDPSRFVGGGMSVGDEVELVRFQPPGQAPSYEFRDFTRGFPLLAMTIAFAVLVSLIGRWRGVFALLGIGVTLLALVKFVLPALLSGEPPLAVAVVGSTVIMISVLYLAHGISIRTTSALFGTLFGIAFTAIAGVLATGWANLTGVGSEDDRLLVATAPEINLSGVVAATMVIAGLGVLNDVTVTQASAVWELRALQPFARRVDLFRSAMRIGRDHIASSVYTLVFAYAGSAMTVMLLITAYQRDLLDAVTTEEIAQEVVRTLIGAIGLVLAVPVTTAFAVWLAPPGETVETSGGSGSHAA from the coding sequence GTGACACACAGCCACGCCGCCGGCCATGGCCACTCGCACGGCCACGGGCCCGTCGACCCCGGCCCTCCACGACCCGCCCTGGCCCGTGCCCTCGGTCTCGTCGTCGGGATCGTCGCCGCCGTCGCGCTGACCGGCATGGCGCTGCTGTGGCCCGATGCGGAGAGCGTGCCGGAGGGCCCGGACCCCTTCGCGAACGAGGGCGTCACGCTGGTCGAGGGCACCGTCACGTCGGTGGAGCCGTTCGACTGCGGCAACACCGGCATCGGGCCCGACAACACGCCGGTGGTGCAGGGCGACTGCGCTGACGTGGTCGCCACCACCGAGGACGGCGAGGAAGCCTCCTTCATCCTGGACCCGAGCCGGTTCGTCGGTGGCGGCATGTCGGTGGGCGACGAGGTCGAGCTGGTCCGGTTCCAGCCCCCCGGACAGGCGCCCAGCTACGAGTTCCGCGACTTCACCCGCGGATTCCCCCTGCTGGCGATGACCATCGCCTTCGCCGTGCTGGTGAGTCTGATCGGCCGGTGGCGCGGGGTGTTCGCCCTGCTGGGCATCGGCGTCACCCTGCTGGCGCTGGTGAAGTTCGTCCTCCCGGCGCTGCTCTCGGGCGAACCACCGCTGGCCGTGGCCGTCGTCGGCTCGACCGTCATCATGATCTCGGTGCTGTATCTGGCCCACGGCATCTCGATCCGCACCACCTCGGCCCTGTTCGGCACGCTCTTCGGCATCGCCTTCACCGCGATCGCGGGCGTCCTCGCCACGGGATGGGCCAACCTCACCGGGGTCGGTTCCGAGGACGACCGCCTGCTCGTGGCCACCGCGCCGGAGATCAACCTCTCGGGCGTCGTGGCCGCCACCATGGTGATCGCCGGGCTCGGCGTGCTGAACGACGTCACCGTCACCCAGGCCAGCGCGGTGTGGGAGCTGCGCGCCCTGCAGCCTTTCGCCCGCCGCGTGGACCTGTTCCGCTCCGCGATGCGCATCGGCCGCGACCACATCGCCTCCAGCGTGTACACGCTGGTGTTCGCCTACGCCGGGTCGGCGATGACGGTGATGCTGCTGATCACCGCCTACCAGCGCGATCTGCTCGACGCCGTCACGACCGAGGAGATCGCCCAGGAGGTCGTGCGCACGTTGATCGGCGCGATCGGTCTGGTGCTCGCCGTGCCGGTCACGACGGCGTTCGCCGTGTGGCTCGCCCCGCCGGGCGAGACCGTCGAGACGTCCGGCGGGTCGGGCAGCCACGCCGCCTGA
- a CDS encoding phosphotransferase gives MNSVPRGTEETPEHLPGGTGGVWKVGRTVHRPTGAWTPAVHRLLRWLADQGLGGIPHVHGLDDDGREVLSYIEGRGVPVDDEVVLDSVLVEAVQWLREFHDVVEDFRPTEPLTWRSGTAELEPGQIICHADPGAYNWIIQSGHFVGMIDWDLAGPGRAIDDLAFLCWTAVPLYRATDPVDAARRLDLVADTYGEWGPVTVLNAVVDRMTTATERIAAGIERGDPGMVALASRGEPQRTRDRVADFRTRIPAIEEALA, from the coding sequence ATGAACAGCGTGCCACGAGGAACCGAGGAGACCCCGGAGCACCTGCCGGGCGGCACCGGGGGTGTCTGGAAGGTCGGCCGCACCGTCCACCGCCCGACCGGCGCGTGGACCCCCGCGGTCCACCGCCTGCTGCGCTGGTTGGCCGACCAGGGCCTGGGCGGCATCCCGCACGTGCACGGTCTCGACGACGACGGCCGTGAGGTGCTGAGCTACATCGAGGGCCGCGGGGTGCCGGTCGACGACGAGGTGGTGCTCGACTCCGTGCTGGTCGAGGCGGTCCAGTGGTTGCGGGAGTTCCACGACGTCGTCGAGGACTTCCGGCCCACCGAACCGCTCACCTGGCGCAGCGGCACGGCGGAGCTGGAGCCGGGTCAGATCATCTGTCATGCCGACCCCGGCGCGTACAACTGGATCATCCAGAGCGGCCACTTCGTCGGGATGATCGACTGGGACCTGGCCGGTCCCGGCCGGGCGATCGACGACCTGGCCTTCCTGTGCTGGACGGCGGTCCCGCTGTACCGGGCGACCGATCCGGTCGATGCGGCACGCCGGCTCGACCTCGTGGCCGACACCTACGGCGAGTGGGGGCCGGTCACCGTGCTGAACGCCGTGGTCGACCGCATGACGACCGCGACCGAGCGCATCGCCGCGGGCATCGAGCGGGGTGACCCCGGCATGGTCGCCCTCGCTTCGAGAGGGGAGCCGCAGCGCACCCGCGACCGGGTGGCCGACTTCCGGACCCGGATCCCCGCCATCGAGGAGGCCCTGGCATGA
- a CDS encoding cupin domain-containing protein: protein MTRPPAAERLDLAPHPEGGWYRQTWASPVTVTLPDGRVRPTATLILFLLPAGERSDWHRVASDELWVAQTGEVTLELGGEGERPGEVTTVACSLATEPHVLVPAGWWQRTVAADEDALVSCLVSPGFDFDDFELA from the coding sequence ATGACCCGGCCGCCCGCCGCGGAACGACTCGACCTGGCCCCCCACCCCGAGGGCGGGTGGTACCGCCAGACGTGGGCGTCGCCCGTCACGGTGACGTTGCCCGACGGCCGGGTGCGTCCCACCGCCACGCTCATCCTGTTCCTCCTGCCCGCGGGCGAGCGCTCCGACTGGCACCGCGTTGCGTCCGACGAGCTGTGGGTCGCGCAGACCGGTGAGGTCACCCTGGAGCTCGGCGGCGAGGGTGAGCGTCCCGGCGAGGTCACCACGGTCGCGTGCAGCCTCGCCACCGAACCGCACGTGCTCGTCCCGGCCGGGTGGTGGCAGCGCACGGTTGCTGCGGACGAGGACGCACTGGTCAGCTGCCTGGTGTCGCCCGGCTTCGACTTCGACGACTTCGAGCTCGCCTGA
- a CDS encoding YqjF family protein, with protein MTTFSPHPAPLAGPRLMRQVWADLTFVHWAVDPDRVAHLLPRGTVPDELGGATYVGLIPFRMQQAGFGRGPAIPYLGDFAETNVRLYSVDGQGRHGVVFRSLETSRLVAAVGARLAFATPYTWARMRIDRRDDVVDYTTRRRWPGPRGAGGRLTARIGDRITDPSELDLFLTARFGLHTRWAGQTLWIPNHHEPWPLRQADLLHLDDSLVAAAGLPGLVDVAPASVLHADPVRTVFGLPQRVRT; from the coding sequence GTGACGACCTTCAGCCCGCATCCGGCCCCGCTGGCAGGCCCCCGGCTCATGAGGCAGGTGTGGGCCGACCTCACCTTCGTCCACTGGGCCGTCGACCCCGACCGGGTGGCCCATCTGCTGCCGCGCGGCACCGTGCCGGACGAGCTGGGCGGCGCGACGTACGTGGGCCTCATCCCGTTCCGCATGCAGCAGGCCGGGTTCGGACGCGGACCCGCGATCCCCTACCTCGGCGACTTCGCCGAGACGAACGTGCGGCTCTACTCCGTGGACGGTCAGGGACGCCACGGGGTCGTGTTCCGCTCGCTGGAGACCAGCCGACTGGTCGCGGCCGTCGGGGCACGGCTGGCCTTCGCGACCCCGTACACGTGGGCCCGCATGCGGATCGATCGTCGCGACGACGTGGTCGACTACACGACCCGCCGACGCTGGCCCGGGCCGCGAGGAGCCGGCGGTCGCCTCACCGCACGCATCGGCGACCGCATCACCGATCCGTCGGAGCTGGACCTGTTCCTCACCGCACGGTTCGGGCTGCACACCCGCTGGGCCGGGCAGACCCTGTGGATCCCCAACCACCACGAGCCCTGGCCCCTCCGGCAGGCCGACCTGTTGCACCTGGACGACTCCCTGGTCGCGGCCGCCGGCCTGCCCGGGCTGGTCGACGTGGCGCCCGCCTCGGTGCTGCACGCCGACCCGGTCCGCACCGTCTTCGGTCTGCCGCAGCGGGTCCGGACCTGA
- a CDS encoding cation diffusion facilitator family transporter, which produces MRTEERARLGRRAKLLAGVSVGYNAAEAVIAVAAGLAAGSVALVGFGLDSTVEVASGLIILWQFSHRVPESRERIALRLMALSFFALAGYVSVESVRSLVSRDEPEPSTVGIVLAAVSLVVMPFLSWAQRRTGRALGSDTVVADSTQTLLCTYLSAVLLVGLVLNAAWGWSWADPLAGLVIAAVAAREGREAWRGENCACGDPT; this is translated from the coding sequence GTGAGGACCGAGGAGCGCGCCCGCCTGGGGAGGCGCGCGAAGCTCTTGGCCGGGGTGTCGGTCGGCTACAACGCGGCCGAGGCCGTGATCGCCGTCGCCGCCGGCCTCGCCGCCGGCTCGGTCGCCCTGGTCGGGTTCGGGCTCGACTCCACCGTCGAGGTGGCCAGCGGACTCATCATCCTGTGGCAGTTCAGCCATCGCGTCCCGGAGTCGCGCGAGAGGATCGCCCTGCGCCTGATGGCGCTCTCGTTCTTCGCCCTGGCCGGGTACGTCTCGGTGGAGTCGGTCCGGTCCCTGGTCTCCCGCGACGAACCCGAGCCGTCGACGGTCGGCATCGTCCTGGCAGCAGTGTCCCTCGTCGTCATGCCGTTCCTCTCCTGGGCGCAGCGCCGCACCGGGCGTGCCCTGGGATCCGACACCGTGGTCGCGGACTCCACCCAGACCTTGCTGTGCACCTACCTCTCGGCCGTCCTGCTGGTCGGACTCGTGCTGAACGCCGCGTGGGGCTGGTCGTGGGCCGACCCCCTCGCCGGGCTCGTCATCGCCGCCGTCGCCGCGCGTGAGGGCCGTGAGGCCTGGCGCGGCGAGAACTGCGCCTGCGGCGACCCCACGTAG
- a CDS encoding ArsR/SmtB family transcription factor encodes MTPDLTAAACLFHGFGDRSRLAIVRHLVTNEHRVVDLVGRLGLAQSTVSQHLACLVDCGIAQVRAQGRASYYSLTHPEATLAVLAAAEQLLALTGDAVTLCPSHGAAAQEAPR; translated from the coding sequence ATGACACCTGACCTGACCGCCGCTGCGTGCCTGTTCCACGGGTTCGGCGACCGCTCCCGCCTCGCGATCGTGCGGCACCTCGTGACCAACGAGCACCGGGTGGTCGATCTGGTCGGTCGACTCGGGCTGGCCCAGTCCACCGTGTCGCAGCACCTCGCCTGTCTCGTCGACTGCGGCATCGCGCAGGTTCGGGCCCAGGGTCGCGCCTCGTACTACTCGTTGACCCATCCGGAGGCGACGCTGGCCGTGCTGGCCGCCGCCGAACAGCTGCTCGCCCTCACCGGAGACGCCGTCACCCTGTGTCCGTCCCACGGCGCCGCCGCACAGGAGGCTCCGCGGTGA
- a CDS encoding bile acid:sodium symporter family protein, translated as MDSALSTVGLPIALGIIMYGLGLSLTVEDFRRVGRHPRAVAVALGCQLLILPAACFGLVLALDLSPLLAVGLLLLAASPGGTTANLYSHLFRGDVALNVSLTAINSIIAIGTLPVITNLAIAYYELDDTVSLQFRKVVEVFAIVLVPVVLGMLTRARSAGFADRMDRPVRIASAVILAVLVLAILVDQRDDVGDYLADVGIAASLFCVVSLVVGYVVPRWAGVTERQAIASSFEIGVHNATLAIYVAVEVLDSTEISVPAAVYGVVMFVLAALWGVALTRWILPAGSVDPVVGR; from the coding sequence ATGGACTCCGCCCTCAGCACCGTCGGACTGCCGATCGCGCTCGGGATCATCATGTACGGGCTGGGCCTGTCGCTGACCGTCGAGGACTTCCGCCGGGTGGGCCGCCACCCTCGCGCCGTCGCCGTGGCGTTGGGCTGCCAGCTGCTGATCCTGCCGGCAGCGTGCTTCGGGCTGGTGCTGGCGCTCGACCTGTCACCTCTGCTCGCGGTCGGTCTGCTGCTGCTCGCGGCGTCGCCGGGCGGCACCACGGCCAATCTGTACAGCCACCTGTTCCGCGGCGACGTCGCCCTGAACGTGTCGCTCACGGCGATCAACTCGATCATCGCCATCGGGACCCTGCCGGTCATCACGAACCTCGCCATCGCCTACTACGAGCTGGACGACACGGTGAGCCTGCAGTTCCGCAAGGTCGTCGAGGTCTTCGCCATCGTGCTGGTCCCGGTGGTGCTGGGCATGCTGACGCGGGCCCGCAGCGCCGGTTTCGCCGACCGCATGGACCGACCCGTCCGCATCGCGTCGGCCGTGATCCTGGCGGTGCTCGTGCTCGCCATCCTGGTCGACCAGCGCGACGACGTCGGCGACTACCTCGCCGACGTCGGCATCGCCGCCAGCCTGTTCTGCGTCGTCAGCCTGGTCGTCGGGTACGTCGTGCCGCGGTGGGCCGGCGTCACCGAGCGGCAGGCGATCGCCAGCTCGTTCGAGATCGGGGTGCACAACGCGACGTTGGCGATCTACGTGGCCGTCGAGGTGCTCGACTCCACGGAGATCTCCGTGCCGGCGGCGGTCTACGGCGTCGTGATGTTCGTGCTGGCGGCCCTCTGGGGTGTCGCCCTCACCCGTTGGATCCTCCCAGCCGGATCCGTCGATCCAGTCGTAGGTCGTTGA
- a CDS encoding ABC-F family ATP-binding cassette domain-containing protein, whose protein sequence is MRPSLSCSNLTVVHPDGTPALTGLDLAVGPGLHGLVGRNGSGKSTLLRVLAGALSPTSGSVAVQGRVGHLPQDPATDTAATVASVLGIADTLRALAAVETGSTDPADFDTVGDDWDVAERAAAHLGRLGLDHLDLGRRAGEVSGGELVLLTLAGVLLQRPDVLLLDEPTTHLDGAARGRVRDLVRTWSGTLLVVSHDRELLNLVDDIGEMRDHTVRWYGGGFDAYEAAVAAESEVAERAVRTATTDLRRQQRDLADTQVVLARRRRYGARAAAEKRVPKIVAGHLRRSAQESAGALRGVHEDRLDGARERLEAAEARLRTDREITIDLPDTRVPSRRDVLTLDRVRPGFGDAVVDLDLRGPERVALVGPNGIGKTSVLRAITGELPPRAGSVRVHVPWRHLRQDGRLLDDTLSVVANVAAQAPAATPHEIRERLARFGFRGRAADQPAGTLSGGERIRATLACLLLARPAPQLLLLDEPTNHLDLPSIDRVVEALDAYRGALVVVSHDETFLNDLRLDRRIRLGGSNG, encoded by the coding sequence GTGCGTCCTTCTCTCTCCTGTTCGAACCTGACCGTCGTGCACCCCGACGGGACCCCCGCCCTCACCGGGCTCGACCTGGCCGTCGGTCCCGGGCTGCACGGCCTCGTCGGCCGCAACGGCTCCGGCAAGTCGACCCTGCTGCGGGTGCTGGCCGGCGCGCTGTCGCCCACTTCCGGGTCGGTCGCCGTGCAGGGCCGGGTGGGTCATCTGCCGCAGGATCCGGCGACCGACACCGCCGCCACGGTGGCGTCGGTGCTGGGGATCGCGGACACCCTCCGAGCGCTCGCCGCTGTCGAGACCGGGTCGACCGATCCGGCCGACTTCGACACCGTCGGCGACGACTGGGACGTCGCCGAGCGTGCCGCCGCCCACCTGGGCCGGCTCGGACTCGACCACCTCGACCTGGGGCGGCGGGCCGGCGAGGTGTCGGGGGGTGAGCTCGTGCTGCTGACCCTGGCCGGGGTGCTCCTGCAGCGTCCCGACGTCCTGCTGCTCGACGAGCCGACCACCCATCTCGACGGTGCCGCACGCGGCCGCGTGCGCGACCTGGTGCGGACGTGGAGCGGCACGCTGCTGGTCGTCAGCCACGACCGGGAGCTGCTGAACCTCGTCGACGACATCGGCGAGATGCGGGACCACACGGTGCGCTGGTACGGCGGGGGGTTCGACGCCTACGAGGCGGCCGTGGCTGCCGAGTCCGAGGTCGCCGAACGGGCGGTCCGGACGGCCACCACCGACCTGCGACGCCAGCAGCGCGACCTGGCCGACACCCAGGTGGTGCTCGCTCGACGCCGTCGCTACGGCGCCCGTGCCGCCGCCGAGAAGCGGGTGCCGAAGATCGTCGCGGGCCACCTGCGGCGATCCGCCCAGGAGTCGGCGGGCGCCCTGCGCGGCGTGCACGAGGACCGGTTGGACGGCGCTCGGGAACGTCTGGAGGCCGCCGAGGCCCGGCTGAGGACCGACCGCGAGATCACGATCGACCTGCCGGACACCCGGGTGCCGTCACGGCGGGACGTGCTGACCCTCGACCGCGTCCGCCCCGGGTTCGGTGACGCCGTGGTCGACCTCGATCTCCGCGGGCCCGAACGGGTCGCACTGGTGGGTCCCAACGGGATCGGCAAGACGTCGGTGCTGCGGGCGATCACCGGTGAGCTGCCACCCCGAGCGGGGAGCGTGCGGGTGCATGTGCCCTGGCGACACCTCCGCCAGGACGGCCGCCTCCTGGACGACACCCTTTCGGTCGTCGCGAACGTCGCGGCGCAGGCGCCGGCCGCCACCCCGCACGAGATCCGCGAGCGACTGGCCCGCTTCGGGTTCAGGGGCCGGGCCGCAGACCAGCCGGCCGGGACGCTGTCGGGGGGTGAGCGGATCCGGGCCACGTTGGCCTGCCTGCTGCTGGCCCGGCCGGCGCCGCAGCTCCTGCTGCTCGACGAGCCGACCAACCACCTCGACCTGCCGAGCATCGACCGGGTCGTCGAGGCGCTCGACGCCTACCGCGGTGCGCTCGTCGTGGTGAGCCACGACGAGACCTTCCTCAACGACCTACGACTGGATCGACGGATCCGGCTGGGAGGATCCAACGGGTGA
- a CDS encoding prolyl oligopeptidase family serine peptidase: MTLSYPRLAARTLRFTLGVPRSITVAPDGRTVRFVRTSDGVTRTGILREIDVATGEEAVLADPSVLLGESGEQLSAAERVRRERSRESAAGIVGYDVDPAGRWACFALSGGLWVVDLRTRASRRLPTPDGVVDPRLDPTGRRIAYAAGRSLRVIAVDGTGDQALAEPEGATETWGQAEFIAAEEMDRMRGFWWAPDGESLLVERFDEAPVQEWHIADPEHPERRPATVRYPAAGTPNAAVSLWHVSLDGDRRQVQWDHVAFEYLARVSWTEHGDPVVQVLSRDQRRSQVLAIDPADDSTRVLRDLSDDHWVELTAAPRFAPGGRLVSLEDVDGWRRVVVDGVAVSPTGWQVRSVVAVLDDAVVATASHEPTEIQVVRFGFDGTLEELTVGAAVHGAVVGGGTTVVVRSALDHPSTTVTAHPAAGDAVRIGSVAEPVPFEPHVHLLAAGDRELRTAVVFPRDHTPGTPLPVLMDPYGGPHAQRVLASARMFTEAQWLADQGFCVVVADGRGTPGRGHAWEREIAGAFADVTLDDQVDALHAVAAAFPGDVDTSRVGIMGWSYGGYLAALAVLKRPDVFHVAVAGAPVTEWRLYDTCYTERYLGDPTARPDVYDANSLLPLAADLSRPLLLIHGLADDNVVAAHTLRLSSALMAAGRSHTVLPLAGVTHMTPQETVAENLKLLQVRFLHENLPRVEVSPQDA, from the coding sequence ATGACCCTGTCCTACCCGCGACTGGCGGCCCGCACCCTTCGCTTCACCCTGGGGGTGCCGCGTTCGATCACGGTCGCCCCCGACGGCCGGACGGTGCGGTTCGTCCGCACCTCCGACGGGGTCACCCGCACGGGGATCCTGCGGGAGATCGACGTGGCCACCGGCGAGGAGGCCGTGCTGGCCGATCCCTCGGTGCTGCTGGGTGAGAGCGGTGAGCAGCTGTCGGCCGCCGAACGGGTCCGCCGCGAGCGCAGCCGCGAGTCCGCCGCCGGGATCGTGGGCTACGACGTCGATCCCGCCGGCCGGTGGGCCTGCTTCGCGCTGTCCGGCGGCCTGTGGGTCGTCGACCTGCGCACCCGTGCCTCCCGCCGGCTGCCGACGCCTGACGGCGTGGTGGACCCCCGACTCGACCCGACCGGTCGGCGCATCGCCTACGCCGCAGGTCGCTCCCTGCGGGTCATCGCCGTGGACGGCACCGGCGACCAGGCCCTCGCGGAGCCCGAGGGCGCCACCGAGACCTGGGGCCAGGCCGAGTTCATCGCCGCCGAGGAGATGGACCGCATGCGCGGGTTCTGGTGGGCGCCGGACGGCGAGTCCCTGCTGGTCGAGCGGTTCGACGAGGCCCCGGTTCAGGAGTGGCACATCGCCGACCCCGAACACCCCGAACGTCGGCCCGCCACGGTGCGCTACCCGGCCGCCGGCACGCCGAACGCCGCCGTCAGCCTGTGGCACGTCTCCCTCGACGGCGACCGCCGGCAGGTGCAGTGGGACCACGTGGCGTTCGAGTACCTCGCGCGGGTCAGCTGGACCGAGCACGGTGACCCGGTGGTGCAGGTGCTCAGCCGGGACCAGCGCCGGTCCCAGGTCCTGGCGATCGACCCGGCCGACGACTCGACCCGGGTGCTGCGCGACCTCAGCGACGACCACTGGGTCGAGCTGACCGCCGCGCCCCGCTTCGCCCCCGGAGGCCGTCTGGTGTCGTTGGAGGACGTCGACGGCTGGCGCCGCGTGGTCGTCGACGGCGTCGCCGTCTCACCGACCGGGTGGCAGGTGCGCTCGGTCGTCGCGGTGCTCGACGACGCGGTGGTGGCGACGGCGTCGCACGAGCCCACCGAGATCCAGGTGGTCCGGTTCGGGTTCGACGGCACGCTCGAGGAGCTCACCGTCGGGGCGGCCGTCCACGGTGCGGTGGTCGGCGGCGGGACCACCGTCGTGGTCCGGTCCGCCCTGGACCACCCCTCCACGACCGTGACCGCCCACCCGGCGGCCGGCGACGCGGTGCGCATCGGGTCCGTCGCCGAACCGGTGCCGTTCGAGCCGCACGTCCACCTGCTGGCCGCCGGTGACCGGGAGCTGCGCACGGCCGTGGTCTTCCCGCGGGACCACACCCCCGGCACCCCCCTGCCCGTCCTCATGGACCCGTACGGGGGCCCGCACGCCCAGCGGGTCCTCGCGTCCGCCCGGATGTTCACCGAGGCCCAGTGGCTGGCAGATCAAGGGTTCTGCGTCGTCGTCGCCGACGGCCGCGGCACCCCCGGTCGCGGTCATGCTTGGGAGCGCGAGATCGCGGGGGCGTTCGCCGACGTCACCCTCGACGACCAGGTCGACGCCCTGCACGCCGTCGCGGCGGCCTTCCCGGGCGACGTCGACACCTCCCGGGTCGGCATCATGGGCTGGTCGTACGGGGGCTACCTCGCGGCGTTGGCGGTGCTGAAGCGGCCCGACGTCTTCCACGTCGCCGTCGCCGGGGCGCCCGTCACGGAGTGGCGGCTGTACGACACCTGCTACACCGAGCGGTACCTCGGCGACCCGACCGCCCGGCCCGACGTCTACGACGCGAACTCGCTGCTGCCTCTCGCGGCCGACCTGAGTCGTCCGCTGCTGCTCATCCACGGACTGGCCGACGACAACGTCGTCGCGGCCCACACCCTGCGCCTGTCGTCGGCCCTGATGGCCGCCGGCCGGTCGCACACCGTGCTGCCGCTCGCGGGGGTCACCCACATGACCCCGCAGGAGACCGTCGCGGAGAACCTCAAGCTGCTGCAGGTCCGGTTCCTGCACGAGAACCTGCCGCGGGTCGAGGTCAGCCCTCAGGACGCTTGA